From the genome of Drosophila simulans strain w501 unplaced genomic scaffold, Prin_Dsim_3.1 Segkk5_quiver_pilon, whole genome shotgun sequence, one region includes:
- the LOC123327426 gene encoding serine/arginine repetitive matrix protein 1-like: protein MTATQSPPPTPPRMTPAPAQAPLPTPPRPTRTPSKPPPQPRTPTPPPQQRECPRYDRQQAWEIPQAHVGQVVRTIEMGGRLWHQQSVTWTWPASMETEDAPEARVWEEAEAIGWRTPDQESRDPRLRARAEGKRPEKEVPREESPGEANPEKREWSWPAPGEAPPPPRLPRQTSCPEARQPPLQAGVAGRPEVEGGANERLAAPGGRGSGWTRSTEAKSALGQVIRAWRAALPP from the coding sequence ATGACAGCGACGCAGTCACCGCCACCGACACCACCACGGATGACGCCAGCGCCAGCGCAGGCGCCGCTGCCGACGCCACCACGGCCGACGCGCACGCCGTCAAAACCACCGCCGCAACCTCGCACGCCGACACCACCACCCCAGCAGAGGGAATGCCCACGATATGACAGGCAACAGGCGTGGGAGATTCCGCAGGCACACGTCGGCCAGGTGGTCCGCACGATCGAGATGGGAGGGCGTCTGTGGCACCAACAGTCGGTGACGTGGACGTGGCCCGCATCGATGGAGACCGAGGACGCGCCGGAAGCCCGGGTTTGGGAAGAGGCGGAAGCGATCGGCTGGAGAACGCCGGACCAGGAGTCACGCGATCCGCGATTACGCGCCCGAGCAGAGGGTAAGAGGCCGGAGAAGGAGGTCCCGAGGGAGGAGAGCCCGGGAGAAGCAAACCCGGAGAAGAGGGAGTGGAGCTGGCCTGCACCAGGTGAGGCGCCGCCACCACCAAGGCTGCCGCGGCAAACGTCGTGCCCAGAAGCGCGGCAACCGCCACTGCAGGCAGGCGTCGCTGGACGGCCAGAAGTGGAGGGAGGTGCCAACGAAAGACTGGCCGCTCCGGGTGGCCGAGGAAGCGGCTGGACAAGGAGCACGGAAGCGAAGAGTGCACTGGGCCAAGTTATTCGAGCTTGGCGGGCAGCGCTACCGCCTTAA
- the LOC123327427 gene encoding histone-lysine N-methyltransferase 2B-like, whose amino-acid sequence MAAHVFHVREVRENGAGEQPGAIWSRDSDSYLQLLALPLVSRSPSSGSIEDPEEIPDIELEDDQPMAETEGVAEVITLSSESEEDDDGGETVTPEVSSDEDEAAQKARARMAYRSVQRATQGQGRISLGVAPPTEDPVDMRRFMEARVATLRRFQQMVDARKVADAEAAWQERLARLQEEEEALWAPATDQPEPTQPLARQLPPTPQPPLPLTPPPTRPPPPQPPLPLTPPPRQPPPPTQSPPPTPPRMTATR is encoded by the coding sequence ATGGCAGCACACGTGTTTCACGTCCGGGAAGTACGAGAGAACGGCGCCGGGGAACAGCCCGGGGCGATATGGAGTAGGGATTCCGATTCCtacctccagctcctggcgtTACCCCTGGTTTCGCGATCTCCATCCTCGGGAAGTATAGAGGACCCGGAGGAAATTCCGGACATCGAGCTCGAGGACGACCAGCCAATGGCGGAGAcggagggcgtggccgaggTCATCACCCTCTCCTCGGAGAGCGAGGAAGACGATGACGGAGGCGAGACGGTCACGCCGGAGGTGTCATCGGACGAGGACGAGGCTGCGCAAAAGGCCAGAGCGCGGATGGCTTATCGTAGCGTCCAGCGGGCTACGCAGGGCCAGGGACGGATAAGCCTCGGGGTCGCGCCGCCGACCGAGGATCCGGTGGATATGAGACGATTTATGGAGGCACGAGTCGCCACCCTGCGGCGTTTCCAGCAGATGGTAGACGCGCGAAAGGTCGCCGACGCCGAGGCCGCATGGCAGGAGCGTTTGGCTCGGCtgcaagaggaggaggaagcacTGTGGGCACCAGCCACGGATCAGCCGGAGCCCACGCAGCCACTGGCAAGACAGCTACCGCCGACACCGCAGCCACCATTGCCGTTGACGCCGCCGCCGACTcgaccaccgccgccgcagccgccgtTGCCGTTGACGCCGCCGCCAcggcagccgccgccgccgacgcaGTCACCGCCACCGACACCACCACGGATGACGGCGACGCGGTGA